In Candidatus Deferrimicrobium sp., the genomic stretch AAAGGAGTACGAGGTGAGCGAGAGGCCGAAATAAACGATATTTCTCCTTGATTGCGCTTCGCCATTGGTTTATATTTAAACCATTATGGCGGTGAAGGAACTGGCGGTCGAAGCGTGGATATGGGCGAACATGCTCATTCTTTTCAGGGAGATCGACCCCCCGGAGCTCTTTCGGGAGTATGGCCTGAAACAGTCGGAATTCGATACGTTAACGCAGCTTTTCCTCTCCGACCGGCCCCTCACCCAAACGGAACTTAAGAAACGGCTTCTCACTACGAAGGGAAGCGTATCCCTGATGCTCTCGAGGATGGAGAAGCTGGGGCTCCTTCGGCGGGAGGGGAACAAGAAGGACCGTCGGTGCCAGCTCGTGATCCTCACCGAAGAGGGGAAGGAGTTCGTCGAGCCGCGGCTTGCGCGTCATATCCAGAGGATCGGGAAATATTTCTCGCACCTGACGGACCTGGAGAAGGAGATACTCCTGAAGATCCTCACCAAGCTTCGCAGGAAGATCGCCTGACCGGGAGGCAGCCATGGGATGGACCGCACCGAAGGATCGACATGCCGCGTTTTGACGACAAGGATGCGTTCGGCATCATGGTGCTCCTTTCCGTGGGCCTCGGGACCTGCATGTCCGCCCTCGACGCAAGCGTGGTCAACACCGTGCTTCCCGTGATCCGGCAGGAGTACCATGTTCCCGTCGGGGTGATCCAGTGGGTGTCGACGACCTACCTGCTGATCATGGGATCGCTGCTTCTCACCTTCGGGCGCCTGGGGGACCTCCGGGGTCACAAACGCGTCTATCTCGCCGGTCTCGTGGTCTTCGTTCCGGCGTCGGTCCTGTGCGGGATCTCCCCTTCCGTGGAGATGCTGATCGCCGCCCGCGTCCTCCAGGGGATCGGGGCCGCCATCGTGGTCTCCACCGCGCCCGCCATCCTCATCGGAAGCGTGCACCCTTCGAGGATGGGGCAGGCGCTGGGACTCCAGGCCGCCATGACATCCATCGGGCTTGCCCTGGGGCCTTCCCTGGGCGGATGGCTCACGGACCAATGGGGATGGCGAACGATCTTCTTCATGAACGTTCCCCTCGGCATGACCGCCTTCGCGATCGGGCTGAGGCACATCCCCGAAGAACCAAGCCCGCCATCGCGGGAGGAAACGTTCGACCGGGTCGGGGCCTTCCTGTTCCTCGGGGCTTTCCTCGCCTTGCAGGTCGCGTTGAGTCGCGGGAACGACTGGGGATGGCTCTCGGCGCCGACCCTCGGCGTCTTCGCCGGAAGCGCCGCTCTCGGATTCCTGTTCCTTCGGCAGGAAAACACCGCGAAGTCTCCGATGCTGCACCTGGCTCTCTTCGGGAACCGCCTTTTCTCCTTTTCGGTGGGGAGCGCACTCGTGAATTATGTCTGCATGGCGAGCGTTCTCTTCCTGGTCCCCTTTTACCTCATCCAGGGGCGAGGTTTTCCGGCAGCGAAGGCCGGGATCATCATGTCGGCCCAGTTCCTTTCCATGATCGTAACCGCTCCCGCCAGCGGGAGGATCGCGGATCGCGTCGGCTCCCGGGGGCCGGCCACGACGGGCATGGCGATTCTGGCCGCGGGGCTTTTCATCCTTTCCGCGATGAATGGAGAGACCCCCCTCCATCTTGTTGTGATCGGACTGGTGGTGACGGGAGTCGGGGTATCGATTTTCGCCACGCCCAACAACAGCGCAATGCTCGGGGCCGCGCCGCCGGGACGGAAGGGCATCGCGTCGGGGATCCTCGCCACTTCGCGGCTGCTGGGCATGGCGACCGGCATCAGCATCGCGGGAGCGATCCTCGCCAGCATCGTCGGTGGCCGGTCGGCTCACGGGATTTCCCCGGAACGGGTCTTCAAGGCGACCCATCTCGCGTTCCTTGCGGCCGGCTTGATGGCATCGGCGGGAACGCTCCTCACGGCGGCGCGAAGCGAAGGGAAGGGTCTAGGGCAACGCCTGGAAAATCCGGAGCGCGTGGAGGGAAGCGTCCGGGAGGAGGCCGATCCGGTCGGGCAAGCGCCGACCTGAGGGCGGACCGGGATCGTCCTTCGGCGGGTCCCGACGAGTATTGCGGGGCTCTTGAGCAAGCGGGGGGTGGAATGGGAACGACGATCGCAGGTGGCGGGAAGCGGGTTCGGCAAGCGGTTTCCTACGACGAACGGTTCGGGAAGATCCTCGATCTGCGCGAGAGCATCCGGGCGAACAGGGAGGAGTTCATCCGGCGGGCGGTAAAGGACATCCAGTTCACCTACCGGGACACCGCCCTGGAAGTGGACACCTCCCTCGACCGGTTGAAGATGTACGCCGAGGCCAGGCCCCTGCTCGAGGGGAGGAGGCCCCTGGGCGGTGAAGGATCGACCGTCGCCCTCATGCTTTCCTACAACGGCAGCGCCTGGCTCAACACCGCCATCACTTCCCTCTACATGGTGGGCAACCGGGTCTCCGTAAAGTTTTCCTCGAAGGGATCCTCCCTTTCCGGGCTCACGGAGTCGATCTACCGGCCCATCTTCGGCGATGCGATCCTGTTTTCCCGGGAAGGCGGGAAGAAGTTCCTGGAAGAGGCGCTCAAGGATCCGGCCGTTTCCACCGTGGTCGTCTTCGGGTCGGACGTCAATTTCCTCGAATACGAGTCCGCCTTCCGGGAGGCGGGGAAAAAGATGGTCTTCGAGGGGGCTGGACAGGATCCGTTCATCGTCTTTTCCGATGCCGACCTCGATCTCGCCCTGTCCGACCTGGTCACGGCGAAATTCATGTATTCCGGCCAGACATGCACCGCTCCGAAGCGGATCTTCATCCACCGCTCCATCTACGGGGAATTCCTGGATCGATTCGTGGAAAGGGCCACGAGGCTCGTGGTCGGGTCCCCGGAAGACCCGCGGACGGAGATCTCCCCGGTAGCGAGCCGCCTTGCCGTCGCCCGGATCCGGGAGCAGCTTAAGGAAGCGGTGGCGATGGGGGCGAAGGTCGTCCTCGGCGGGAAGATCGAAGGGAACCTGATCCACCCCACCGTCGTGCGGGATGCCGCGGACGGCATGTCCGGCATGCGCGAGGAAGTGTTCGGTCCCGTCGCCTTCACCACGCCCTTCGACACGAAGGAGGAAGTCGTCCGGCGGGCGAAGGATCACAAGTACGGTCTGCGGGCCGCCCTTTTCGGGGGAAAGGAGGCGGAAGAGGCGGCAGGGGAGCTTGCGGGCGAGCCGTACTGCCACCCGGTGCCGGCATACACCTTCGGGAAATTCGGCACGGTCGCGCTCAACCTGAGGAGGACCGAATCTTGGAAAGGGGCGTTCGTGGTCAAGCCGGTGGGAGGATACGGCTACTCCGGATGGATCTGGGAGACCGTGGACGGACGCTTCCGGATCAAACAGGGGCCGAAGCTCCTCAGCATCGAGACATCGGTTTAGCGTCGCCCCCAATTCCTTCGCCGGTCGGAAAATCCTCAAAAACGGAATTGACTAATGCGACGTCAGTAAATATAATTCGTATTCATAATATATACAGATGGTTCACTAACATCGTTTTGGAAAACTCCCCGAGCGACCGTTCCCGTCGGAGTGGCGAAGAAATTCTACGATCGGATTCTTTTGCCGGCAGGAGGGCAAATGATTCAAGAGCTGAAGTTCCCAAGGCGGGAAAAAAGGAAGGCGGGGCAACGGCAAGAGATGCTGGAAACAGCTCTCGGCCTTTTCTCGGAGAAGGGATACCACAACGTCTCCATGCATGAGATCGCCGACGAAGCTGAATTCGCCATCGGTACGCTCTACAAGTTCTTCAAGAACAAGGAAGACCTCTATAAGGATCTTGTTCTTGAACAGTGCGAAACGTATCACAACGCACTTGTGCGGGGGATGGAAAAGCCGGGGGACGAGGTGGAAAGACTGCGAAATTTCGTCCGAACCAAAGGCGAACTGTTTCGCGGAAATCTTCCCTTCATTCGACTGTATCTTGCCGAGAGCAGAGGGGCGAGCTTCAACATCAAGGCGGGCGTGGATGAAAAAGTGAGAAAAGGATACCGCGACTCTCTCCAAAGGCTCGCCTCGATCATTGAGACCGGCATGAAGAACGGGCGGTTCAAACGAATCGCCTGTCCTTATTATTTGGCCGTCGCTCTTGATAGCGCCGTCAATGCGTTTCTTCTTCTCTGGCTCGACGCGCCCGAGAGCCACCCTTATCCGGAAGATCCGGATGCCATCCTGGACATTTTCTTCAGGGGGATGATTGAGCCGTGATCTCGCGCGTGGATTTCCGACGGAATACGCTAATCACCGATATCGGGGGGATCTGATGCAAACGAGAAGGATCGGTTATACACCACCGAAATGGTCTCTGGCTTTGACGGCGCTGGCGGGCTTGCTCCTCTTCGGGGGCTGCCAAAAGGGGCACGGGCGGCAAGCCACGCCGGCGCCCGTCCCGGAAGTGGCCACGGTGAAGGTATCGATGGAGTCCATCGCGCTGAATACGGAATTGCCGGGCCGTACGTCGGCTTACCTGACCGCGGAGATCCGCCCCCAGGTCAACGGCATCATCCAGAAGCGACTGTTTACGGAAGGGTCCTCCGTCCGTACCGGCCAGGTGCTCTATCAGATCGATCCCGCCCCGTTTCAGGCGAACCTTGACAACGCCAAGGCCGCCGCGGCCAAGGCCGAAGCCAACCTGGCCGCCATCCGGTCGAGGGCCGAACGCTTCAAGGAACTGCTTCCCGAAAAGGCGGTCAGCCAGCAGGATTACGACGATGCGGCAGCGGCCGTGAAACAGACGGAAGCCGATATCGAGTATTGGAAAGCGATGGTCCAGACGGCACGCATCAACCTTGGATATACCCGGATCACCGCACCCATCTCGGGCCGAATCGGAAAATCCAATGTGACGGAAGGCGCCCTGGTCACGGCGCAGCAACCCACGCCCCTGTCGGTCATTCAACAACTCGACACCGTTTACGTGGATGTTCCGCAATCGACCGCCGAACTGCTGCGGTTGAAGCGCTCGCTGGAAGGCGGCCGCCTGAATCAGGCCGGGGCGAACCAGAAGAAGGTCAAACTCCTCATGGAAGACGGCTCGGAGTATCCGTTGGCGGGGACGCTCCAGTTCCGGGATGTAACGGTGGATCCGAACACCGCTTCCGTCATCCTGCGGGTCGTCTTTCCCAATCCGAAAGGCATTCTTCTGCCGGGGATGTTCGTCCGGGCGGTGGTGCGGGAAGGCATCAAGGAGCAGGCCATCCTCATCCCCCAACAGGCCGTGTCGCGCGATCCCAAGGGAAATCCCCTCGCGCTGGTCGTGGACGCCGGGGACAAGGTGTCCCAGCGGATGCTCACGCTCGATCGCGCCATCGGCGACAAATGGCTGGTCACCGCGGGCCTCGCAACAGGCGATCGGGTGATCGTGGAGGGGATGCAGAAAGTGCGTCCCGGCGCCTCCGTGAAGGCCGTTCCTTTCGAAGCCCCGAAATCGAAGTAACGGAGGCGCATGATGCTGTCGAAATTCTTCCTGGATCGCCCCGTCTTCGCCTGGGTCATCGCCATCATCATGATGCTGGCGGGAGGGCTGGCGATCTATAACCTGCCGATCTCCCAGTATCCGCCCATCGCCCCCCCCTCCATCGCCGTCGACGCCTATTATCCCGGCGCCTCCGCCCAGACCGTGGAAGACAGCGTGGTCCAGATCATCGAACAGAAGATGACCGGGTTCGACAAGATGCTGTACATGTCCGCCACCAGCGACGCATCCGGTGCCGGAAGGATCGAGCTCACCTTCGCCCCGGGGACCGATCCGGACCTGGCCTGGGCCCAGGTGCAGAACAAGCTCCAACTCGCCATGGCGAGCCTGCCCGACGTGGTGCAGCGCTCCGGCGTCAAGGTCAGCAAATCCACCCGGAACTACCTGATGATCGTGGGGCTGGCCTCGGAAGACGGCAGCATGGACGACTACGACCTGGCGGACTATGCCCAGTCCAACATCGAGCAGGTGCTGGCGCGGGTGCCGGGCGTGGGCGAGGTGGAGACCTTCGGCTCCCAGTACGCCATGCGGGTCTGGCTGAACCCCGACAAGCTGACCGCGTACAAGCTGACGGTGGACGATGTCGTCGCGGCGATCCGCGCCTACAACGTCGAGGTCTCCGCCGGCCAGTTCGGCGGGGTGCCGGCGGTAAAAGGCCAGCGGATGAACGCCTCCATCATCGTCCAGAACCTGCTCAAGACTCCCGAGGAGTTCGGCGCGATCCCCGTCCGCACCAATCCGGACGGATCCATCGTGCGCGCACGCGACGTGGGACGGACGGAGCTGGGCACAGAGCGCTACGACAGGCACGTGCTGATCAACGGCAAGCCGGCGATTGGGCTGGCCGTCCGGCAGGCCGCCGGCGCCAACGCGCTGGACACCGCCAAGGCCATCAAGGCGAAGATGGAGGAGTTGTCCAAAAACTTTCCCCCCGGCATGAAAGCCAGCTACCCGTATGACACGACCCCCTTCGTGAAGGCGGCCATCGACGAGGTGGTCAAGACCCTGCTCGAGGCGATCGTGCTGGTCTTCCTGGTGATGTACCTTTTCATGGGAAACATCCGCGCCACGCTGATCCCGACCATCGCGGTGCCCGTGGTGATCCTGGGGACGTTCGCCGTTCTGGGTCTGTTCGGATTCTCCATCAACATGTTGACCATGTTCGCGATGGTGCTGGCCATCGGCCTCCTGGTGGACGACGCCATCGTGGTGGTGGAAAACGTGGAACGGGTCATGGCCGAGGAGGGACTTTCCCCCCGGGAAGCCACCGCCAAATCCATG encodes the following:
- a CDS encoding MarR family winged helix-turn-helix transcriptional regulator; this translates as MAVKELAVEAWIWANMLILFREIDPPELFREYGLKQSEFDTLTQLFLSDRPLTQTELKKRLLTTKGSVSLMLSRMEKLGLLRREGNKKDRRCQLVILTEEGKEFVEPRLARHIQRIGKYFSHLTDLEKEILLKILTKLRRKIA
- a CDS encoding MFS transporter, with product MPRFDDKDAFGIMVLLSVGLGTCMSALDASVVNTVLPVIRQEYHVPVGVIQWVSTTYLLIMGSLLLTFGRLGDLRGHKRVYLAGLVVFVPASVLCGISPSVEMLIAARVLQGIGAAIVVSTAPAILIGSVHPSRMGQALGLQAAMTSIGLALGPSLGGWLTDQWGWRTIFFMNVPLGMTAFAIGLRHIPEEPSPPSREETFDRVGAFLFLGAFLALQVALSRGNDWGWLSAPTLGVFAGSAALGFLFLRQENTAKSPMLHLALFGNRLFSFSVGSALVNYVCMASVLFLVPFYLIQGRGFPAAKAGIIMSAQFLSMIVTAPASGRIADRVGSRGPATTGMAILAAGLFILSAMNGETPLHLVVIGLVVTGVGVSIFATPNNSAMLGAAPPGRKGIASGILATSRLLGMATGISIAGAILASIVGGRSAHGISPERVFKATHLAFLAAGLMASAGTLLTAARSEGKGLGQRLENPERVEGSVREEADPVGQAPT
- a CDS encoding aldehyde dehydrogenase family protein, giving the protein MGTTIAGGGKRVRQAVSYDERFGKILDLRESIRANREEFIRRAVKDIQFTYRDTALEVDTSLDRLKMYAEARPLLEGRRPLGGEGSTVALMLSYNGSAWLNTAITSLYMVGNRVSVKFSSKGSSLSGLTESIYRPIFGDAILFSREGGKKFLEEALKDPAVSTVVVFGSDVNFLEYESAFREAGKKMVFEGAGQDPFIVFSDADLDLALSDLVTAKFMYSGQTCTAPKRIFIHRSIYGEFLDRFVERATRLVVGSPEDPRTEISPVASRLAVARIREQLKEAVAMGAKVVLGGKIEGNLIHPTVVRDAADGMSGMREEVFGPVAFTTPFDTKEEVVRRAKDHKYGLRAALFGGKEAEEAAGELAGEPYCHPVPAYTFGKFGTVALNLRRTESWKGAFVVKPVGGYGYSGWIWETVDGRFRIKQGPKLLSIETSV
- a CDS encoding TetR/AcrR family transcriptional regulator — translated: MIQELKFPRREKRKAGQRQEMLETALGLFSEKGYHNVSMHEIADEAEFAIGTLYKFFKNKEDLYKDLVLEQCETYHNALVRGMEKPGDEVERLRNFVRTKGELFRGNLPFIRLYLAESRGASFNIKAGVDEKVRKGYRDSLQRLASIIETGMKNGRFKRIACPYYLAVALDSAVNAFLLLWLDAPESHPYPEDPDAILDIFFRGMIEP
- a CDS encoding efflux RND transporter periplasmic adaptor subunit — its product is MQTRRIGYTPPKWSLALTALAGLLLFGGCQKGHGRQATPAPVPEVATVKVSMESIALNTELPGRTSAYLTAEIRPQVNGIIQKRLFTEGSSVRTGQVLYQIDPAPFQANLDNAKAAAAKAEANLAAIRSRAERFKELLPEKAVSQQDYDDAAAAVKQTEADIEYWKAMVQTARINLGYTRITAPISGRIGKSNVTEGALVTAQQPTPLSVIQQLDTVYVDVPQSTAELLRLKRSLEGGRLNQAGANQKKVKLLMEDGSEYPLAGTLQFRDVTVDPNTASVILRVVFPNPKGILLPGMFVRAVVREGIKEQAILIPQQAVSRDPKGNPLALVVDAGDKVSQRMLTLDRAIGDKWLVTAGLATGDRVIVEGMQKVRPGASVKAVPFEAPKSK